The DNA segment TTATGGTAAAAGACCCAATGTCAGTGGTGCAGAGTTTGAACAATAGACATATCAAAAAAATAATATTCCACGCGGAAACCCTGAACAATTATCAGCCGATAATTGTTCAGATAAGAAGCATGGGAATCTCTCCGGGCATCGCTGTCAAGCCTGAAACCGAGTTAAACAGGTTCATTCGCTCGGCTCCTCTGCTCGATACCATCTTTTTTCTTACTGTTGACCCTGGCAATTACGGTAGCCCCTTTAGGCCTGAAGTACTCAATAAGATATCTCGGGCACGAAAGCTATTTCCTGCAGCAGAAATCGGGGTTGACGGCGCTGTTTCGCTCGATAATATAAGATCTTTTGTTGATATTGGGGTTGATTATGCCTGCGTGGGAAGCAGAATATTTCGAAGTGAATCTCCCAAAGCAAGCTATCTGCAATTTATCCGAAAGCTGAAAGAAATCGAGGTGCAAAATGAATTTTGAAGAGCGTTGCATCACAACGATCAGGATGCTCGCCGTCGATATGGTCCAAAAAGCTGATTCAGGGCACCCTGGTCTTCCCATGGGCGCTGCTGCCATGGCATATGTGCTATGGACAAGATTTCTCCAGCATAACCCGGCGAGCCCTTCATGGGCAGACAGGGATCGCTTTGTATTGTCTGCGGGCCATGGCTCCGCCCTGCTCTATTCGCTACTGCATCTCACCGGATACGATCTGTCTCTGGATGAACTCAAACGATTTCGTCAGTGGGGGAGCAAGACCCCGGGGCATCCCGAATATCGTGTCACTCCCGGTGTGGAATGTACGACAGGACCTCTCGGGCAGGGGATTGCAAACGCGGTAGGCCTAGCCATAGCGGAACGTCATCTTGCTGCACGTTTTAACAAACCGGAGCATGAAATCGTCAATCATTTCACCTATATTCTTGTGGGTGATGGCGATCTTATGGAAGGCATTGCCTCTGAAGCGGCTTCTCTCGCCGGGCATCTTAGACTTGGAAAACTTATTTGCTTATACGACAGCAACCGTATCACACTTTCAGCAGAAACAAGATTGCTTTTTACGGAGAATGTAAACAAGCGTTTCGATGCCTACGGTTGGCATGTGCAGATAGTACAGGACGGCAATGACCTATCAGCTGTCGAGCAGGCGATAACCAGTGCACGCATAGAGTCTGATCGGCCTTCCCTTATCACCGTTAAGACCCATATCGGGTATGGGAGTCCGCACAAGCAGGATACCTTTGGTGCTCACGGCTCTCCTCTCGGTCCTGACGAAGTCCGGGATACCAAAAAGAACCTGGATTGGCCTCTTGAGCCTGATTTCTTTATCCCCGAAGATGTTCAGAGATATTTTAGAGATGCTGTGCGAAAAGGAGAAGAGGAAGAGGCGGCATGGGATACTCTTATGCGGTCCTATGAGTCTATATTCCCTGACCTGGCAAAAGAGTGGGAGATGATTATGATCCATGATTTTCCGGAAGGATGGAAGCGAAATATCCCGGTATTTGAGGCTGACAAGAAAGGGATTGCCACACGCGCTGCCGGCGGACAGGTCATGAACAGCATTGCGAAGGATATCCATAATCTCATAGGAGGCTCTGCGGACCTCAATCCCTCGACCAATACCGAGCTGACAGGGAAAGGCAATTTTCAACCGGCAGAAACAGGAGTGGAGCATATTCAGGGAGCAGTATCTGGCCCTTGGGGATATGAAGGCCTAAATATCGCTTTTGGAGTAAGGGAACACGCCATGGGAGGGATCATGAACGGGATAGCCTACCATGGTGGGCTTATCCCCTTTGGCAGCACTTTTCTCGTTTTTTCCGACTATATGAGGCCGTCCATACGCCTTGCCGCCCTTTCGCAACTGCACGTCATTTATGTATTTACCCACGACTCTGTTGCAGTCGGCGAGGATGGTCCAACCCATCAGCCTGTTGAGCATCTTGCAAGCCTCAGGGCAATCCCCGGATTGACTGTGTTAAGACCTGCTGATGCTTCTGAGACCGCTGAATCCTGGAAATTTGCGCTTGATTACCGGGGCGGTCCCGTCGCGATTATCCTCAGCAGGCAGAAACTACCTATTATTGATCGGAAGCAATATGGTCAGGCATCGGGCCTTGAAAAGGGGGCTTATATTCTGGCTGATTCAGAAGAGCATCCTGATATTGTCGTAATGGCCACAGGATCGGAAGTTCATCTCGCCCTGGAAGCTCGTGAAAGGCTTCTCGGTGAGGGCATTCGGGCAAGGGTTGTCAGCATGCCCTCCTGGGAGCTCTTTGAAGAACAAAGCCCTGAATACAGGCAAGCTGTCCTTCCCGAATACGTCCCTAAAGTATCGATTGAGGCAGGTATCACTCAGGGATGGCACAAGTTTATCGGCAATGATGGTATTGCGATAGGCATTGATCATTTTGGCGCATCAGCTCCGGGAGATGTTTTACTGAAGGAAATTGGCTTCACCACTGATGAAGTTGTACGAAAACTAATGGAGCTAACGAAAAGACAGAGGAGCGCATAATGAAAATAGCGATTGGTGCTGACCACGGCGGATTCAGTCTGAAAAATATTGCAGTGCCTTTTCTGAAAGAGCTTGGCCACGATGTGTTCGATGTCGGCACTGATAGTGGGGCTCCTGTTGATTATCCGGATTACGCCCGGGCCGTATCTATGGAAATTCTGGGGAAGAGGGTTGAAAGAGGCATACTCATCTGCGGCAGCGGAGTGGGCGCCTGCGTCGCGGCCAACAAGTTTCCTGGAATACGAGCAGCTCTTTGTCACGACTCTTTCTCTGCCAGACAGGGGGTGGAAGACGACAATGTAAACGTTCTTTGCCTCGGTGCAAGGATCATCGGCCCCGAGCTTGCCAAGGATATCGTAAAGATATGGCTTGCTGCCACTTTTTCGGGGGCAGAACGGCATGTGCGAAGACTGGCGAAAGTGGATGAAATTGAAAAAGAATTCACGGTAAATTCAGAAAGAGGTGACGGCCATGGTCAATAATCCCCTGCGCGAACTTGGAGAACTTGGGCAAAGTGTCTGGCTCGACAACCTGAGCAGAAAACTCATTACGTCCGGCAGGTTAAATCAGTTTATTGTAGAAGATGGACTCAGAGGGATAACCACAAATCCGACAATATTCCAGAAAGCTATATCCGGAAGCGCTGACTATGACGGCCTGATCAAAGGGCTTCTGGAGCGCGGAATTACAAACGAAAAGGAGTTGTTTCTCAGTCTCGCCATGCGTGATGTGTCGGATGCAGCAGATATGCTGTTGCCGATCTATGAAGAGACTGGAGGACGGGACGGATACGTGAGCATCGAGGTGTCTCCTGATCTTGCCTATGCCCCTGATAAAACTATACAGGAAGCAGAATATCTTTATGCCACAATCGGACGGAAGAATATTCTTGTCAAGGTTCCGGCCACAAGCGTCTGCATCCCCGCTATCGAATACCTCATCGGCCAGGGCATCAATGTAAACGTGACGCTTCTTTTTTCGGTGGCACGCTATGAAGAAGTTGCAGAAGCATATATAAGAGGTCTTGAGAAGAGAGCGGGGGAAAACCAGCCGATCAATATGATCGCATCAGTTGCCAGCTTCTTTGTAAGCAGGGTAGACACATTGATTGACAGACTCCTGATGGAAGGAACTATGGCAGAAACATCAAACACAAGAAAAGAGGATTTCCAGCGCCTCATGGGAAGAGCTGCGGTTGCCAATGCCATAACCGCTTATGGTCGCTACCAGGATATTTTCTCCTCCAAACGCTTTCAGTCCCTGCAGCGTGAGGGAGCAGCGACTCAGCGGGTGCTCTGGGCAAGCACAGGTACGAAGAATCCGGACTACAGCGATGTTAAATACGCAGAGGAGTTAATCGCCCCTGATACGGTCAATACTATGCCCGAATCACTGATGGAGGCTTTCAGAAATCACGGCAGGCCTGTGACTGCCATACGGGGAGACATTGCCGGACAGCCTGACCCTCTCATCACTGAACTACGGGATGCAGGCATAGACATTGAGCTGATTGCCGCGGAACTCGAAAATGAGGGAGTAAAGCTCTTTGCAGACTCTTTCTCGTCAGTTCTGAGCGAAGTTGCCAAAAAAAGAGATATTCTATTATCTAAACAGTGACTTATACCAGGGAGGAACTATGAAAATTGGAATGGTCGGACTTGGAAAGATGGGAATGAATATGGCCCGACGTCTGATTCAGAACGGGCAGGAGGTTGTAGCATTCAATAGGTCTCCGGAAAAAGTAGACGAGATAGTGAAAGAGGGGGCAATAGGCGCCTATACCCTCAAAGAAATGCTTAATAAGCTTACGGCTCCCCGCATAGTTTGGCTTATGCTTCCGGCAGGAAAGCCGGTTGACGATGCGATTGAAAATCTCAAGCCATTGCTTGAAGAAGGAGATATTATTGTCGACGGCGGCAACAGCTTCTATAAAGATGATATCAGGCATGAGGAGTCGCTCAGGGCAGAGGGCATTCACTACCTTGACGCAGGAGTAAGCGGTGGAATCTGGGGCCTGAAAATCGGTTATTGCCTGATGATCGGAGGAGAAGAGGAAGCATATGAAAAACTTGCCCCGATATTTACAGCTCTTGCGCCAGAGGACGGCTATCTCTATTGCGGACCGGCAGGCGCGGGTCACTTTGTCAAGATGATACATAACGGTATCGAATACGGCATGATGGCTGCCTATGGGGAAGGTTTTGATATACTGAACGCCTCACCTTACGGAAACACGCTTGATTTCGGAGCGGTCGCCCACCTCTGGAACCAGGGAAGTGTCGTACGGTCGTGGCTGCTTGAGTTAGCAGAAGATGCCTTCAAAAAAGACGGTAAGCTTAATATGATCGAGGGTTTTGTCGAGGATTCAGGTGAGGGAAGATGGACTGTCCAGCAGGCAATTGATTTTGCGGTGCCCGCCCCGGTAATCACTGCATCCCTTTTTCAGAGGTTCCGTTCGCGCCAGGATAATTCATTTTCGGACAGGCTTCTTGCAGCTTTGAGAAATGAGTTTGGGGGCCATGCCGTACAAAAAAAGGGGGAATAACCATGACAGAAGGGCATCTTTTTGACATGGCAGGGAATGTTTCAGGCAAAATTATTTCCAGCTCTGACTCCCACTGTAATATTGATATCCCTTCCCCCTGTGCTGTGGTTATATTCGGGGCTTCAGGTGATCTCACCAAAAGGAAGATAATCCCATCGCTCTATCGGCTCTTTGCGATTAATCTGCTTCCGGATCCCTTCTTTGTAATTGGAACTGCCCGAACTCAGCTCGGTGACAACGACTTCAGAGAATCGATGAGGGAAGCAGTAAAAGAAGCTGTCCCCAAGGACTTCTCAGAGAGCTCCTGGCTGACTTTTTCTGAAATGCTTCATTATCACCGCGTCGAATACGACGTGCAGTATACCTATGCAGGGTTGAAGGACAAGCTGCTGATTCTTGAGAAAGAACATGGCACTGGTGGAAACAGAATATATTATCTTGCCACCCCACCCACTGTTTATGAGCCGGTCATCGAAAACCTCGGGATAGCAGGGCTATCGAAGGAAGATGGGGGATACAGGCATATCGTTGTAGAAAAGCCTATCGGCAGTGATCTTGAGTCGGCTGTGCATCTGAACAAGACACTTGCCGCATTTTTTACCGAGCGCCAGATATATCGCATGGACCATTATCTCGCAAAAGAGACTGTCCAGAACATCCTGATGTTCAGGTTCGCCAATTCGATATTTGAGCCGATATGGAACAGTCGATATATCGACCATGTTCAGATTACTGCCTCTGAGACCCTCGGCGTCGAGCACAGGGCTGGATATTACGAGAAGGCCGGCGTGGTACGAGATATGTTTCAGAACCACATCTTCCAGCTTCTTGCCTTGACGGCAATGGAACCACCTGCGCTCTTTGATGCCGATCGGGTAAGAGATGAAAAAGTGAAGGTCTTCAGGTCTATCCGACCCTTCCAGCTTGACAGCCTCAATACGCAGGTTGTAGTCGGGCAGTATGGGAAAGGAACTATAAACGGAAAAGAGGCAGTTGCTTACCGGGATGAGTCCGGCGTATTCCCTGAATCAACAACACCTACTTATGCAGCGCTTAAAGTTCATGTGGATAATTGGAGATGGAAAGGAGTTCCCTTCTATCTCCGGTCGGGAAAGAGGCTGCGTTCACGGAAAGCGGAGATTGCTATTCATTTCAAACCGGTGCCTCATCTTATGTTTTCTCATGCGATTGAAGATGGCATTGAGCCGAATGTATTGATTCTCAGGGTCCAGCCGGATGAGGGCATAGGGATCCATTTTCAGGCAAAAAACCCAGGTTCAAAGGTATGTCTCAATACCGTCCTTATGAACTTCTCATACCAGAATGTTTCTCTGCTCGATGGCTATGAGCGGGTGCTGCTCGACTGCATGCAAGGGGATCAGATGTTATTCGTGCGTTCTGACGGCGTGCAGCAGACATGGACATTATTGACTCCCCTGATAGATAAATTGACGGCAGCTGTACGACCCAATGAATTTCCTAACTACGAATCAGGCTCTTCAGGTCCCGCTGCTGCAGAGGATCTCATGAAGAGAGACGGCAGGGTATGGAGACCTCTCTGAAAGACGATATCCGAATATTGCCTGATCCGGAAAGTTTGGCTCATGCAGCGGCAACCATTTTTGCAGATGCTGCTAAGCAAGCCATTGCAGCTCATGACAGATTTTCTGTAGCGCTTTCGGGAGGTTCGACTCCACGACAGCTGTTCCGAATACTCGGTTCAGACTATCGTAATTCGATCAGGTGGGACTCAGTTCATCTTTTTTGGACCGACGAACGAGCTGTACCGCCGCAGCATGAGCAGAGCAATTACAGACTTGCACATGATGAACTGATCTCAAAAGTAGCGATACCTTACAATAACATCCATCGGATACAGGGGGAACTCGCTCCTTCCGGGGCGGCAAAAGAGTATGAAAAGGAACTTCGACACCACTTTGGCGACCATGACATACCGGTATTTGATCTCATTCTTCTCGGTCTCGGACAGGATGGACATACTGCTTCTCTCTTCCCGGAATCAGAGGCATTGCTGGAAAAGGACCATCTTGTTGCTCCTTCATATTCTAAGTCCGCTGATAACTGGAGAGTTACATTGACCTTACCGGTTCTGAACAATGCAGCGAATATAGTCTTTCTCATAGCAGGAAAGTCAAAGGTCAGTATTATCAATGAGATTTTTTCAAGAGGAAGAGGACATCTTTATCCCGCCGGTCAGATCAATCCCGCAAAAGGCCACATTACCTGGCTTCTGGACAGAGAATCGGCATCTGAGCTGCAGAGATGATCTCAGTAATTATCCCTGCGCTTAATGAAGAGAGAACTATTGAAAAATGCATCGTAGAGATACGTCACGAAAGCTGTGACCTTGAGATTATTGTTGCCGATGGCGGTAGCAGCGATAAGACGGGAGAGATCGCCTCAGGCTGCTCGGAAGTGGCTGTAGTTACTTCGAGAAAAGGTAGGGGGCTACAGTTGAATGCAGGCGCTGCTGCTGCTACAGGCGATATTCTTCTCTTCCTTCATGCTGACACCACCCTTGAAAAGGGCTGGTCACAAAGCATTCTTAAAAGCCTCGATGAGAATTCTGTGGTTGGTGGGGCTTTTACTTTCGCCGTTAACAATCCTTCCTGGAAATATAGACTTCTAGAGGCATGGGTAAAACTGCGCTGCACCCTCTGCGAATTACCATACGGTGACCAGGCCATATTCATAAGAAAGGATCTTTTCCATAAACTGAACGGGTATCAGAATATCCCTCTTATGGAAGATGTTGAGCTCATCGAGAAAATGAAAAGAACCGGTAAAATAACCATTCTTGACAAGAAGGCCTTCACTTCAGAAAGACGATGGAGCAATAAAGGACTTATCAGGACGGCAGCAATTAATCAGCTAACCATGATGCTCTATAAGCTTGGCGTAAGTCCTGAGGCACTATTTCGACTCTATTACCGATGACCACGAAGAATTACTACGGCATCATGATAAAGTATCCAGAGCCGGGCAAAGTCAAGACTCGACTGGCCCATGAAATCGGTAAGGTCAGGGCCTCTGCAGTATGCAAACATATAGCCGAGCAGGTTTTGAGAAATACAGCTCCCTCTGAAGATGATCGATACAGCCGAATTGTCTTTATTGATCCGCCGGAAAGGGAAGATGACTTCCAGGGCTGGCTGCCGGGGGAGCAGTTTGCAGGTCAGCAAGGCAGCGACCTTGGTGAGCGGATGGACAATGCTATCAGACATCTTCTATCCAGAGGGACAGAAAAAGCTGTTATTACCGGTGCTGACATCCCTGATTTGAGCTGCGATATCATCATGCAGGCCTTCAAAAAACTCGATCATGTGGATGTTGTAATAGGTCCCGCTGCAGACGGAGGGTACTATCTCATCGGAATGAAGTCACCCATGACTGAACTCTTTCGCAACGTGTCCTGGAGTACCGGGAATGTTTTCTCTGAGACGGTTAAGACTCTTCAGCGGTCAGGCAAAAGCTATGGAGTTCTCCCTATCCTTTCAGATCTTGACACGATTGCAGATCTTAATCGCGTTCTCAAATAGTCAAGAGCTGCTGCGTTGGAATTGAAGCTAACTCAGCTTATCAATGGCCAGCATCATCGCCCCACAGCTCCTTGAGTCGTCGGTCACGACCGCAGCTGGTACGATAGTATTTATAACGAATCCGGCTCTTCTTGTAGGATACTCCTCTGCAGGGTAGAACTCTGTGCCCTGCACAATCTCATTTACAACAGGCTCCAAAAAAAAGTCATGTTGTAATCCAAAGACGATAGGATATCAGGTGACCTCCCCAAGCACTTTATTTTTCGTGCTTAGGGAGGTAATCCCAGGTAAAAAGGACGCTTCGTACATATTAAATACATCAGTTAACTTTAAATGGTTTGCTTGATCGAAGTTACCGTAACTTCAAGAACACGAGTTAAAAAGGAGAATTTAGACTTCATCATGTCATATTCTGAACCTGAAGGTATGAATTTTGCTATTCCTTCAATCAAGAAACCACACCCTTGTCCCATGCGCCCTGCTACTTCTTTACTCCCGACAGTGAGCAAAACTTTATTACTCTGAAGTACTTTTTTTTCTGTCTTTCTCATCGCATAAGCAGGAATTAGCAGCCTTCCGTCGTTTGGGCTCACAAGATAGCTATTCCAGGTATTAACCACGTGAGCCTCATTGTCAGCGCATGAAACTATTGAAACAACGCCTTCCTTACCTATTACCTCCAAAAACTTGTCTGTGAACATGCTTATGTTCCTCCGGAATTGTCCGATCTATTGCCGGCGTTAAGGGGGGGTACGAGTTGGCAAAAAGAGCGGAAGATGTCTCCTTCTGGGATATTATAGAGGCAATTGAAGGGGCGTCTCATCTATTTCGATGTGCAGAGATTCGCAAGAAGAACATTTTTGTCACGAATCCCAGAATATATACGGATAAGTGTCCTTGCTTAATAAAGGTGGTTATGCAGGAAGCAGAGGAGCTGATGCGAGACAAACTAAGGAAAAAGTCACTTCGTTGGTTGTACGGACAAGTACATAAGGATTTCTCAGTAGAGAAAAAAAAGGCAATAGCTGGTTGGTCAAAAGAGTTATAGCCTTCCAGCAATCGCTTCAACGCGATATTCAGGCTAAGCACGTCCAGGAAACAGCGGAAGTCGGGTTTCAAAAGTTGAATAAGATGTCTTATGTAGCTTCTATTTAATGCCCTGATGACAACCAGCGCGTCCACAGCGACGCGCCAAAGGGCGGCGCGTTACGCGCATTCTTTTCCAGTTGTGTCTTTGTACCCCTCGCCCGGACAACAGGATTCCCCAGAATATGGTTGTATATTTCATTTAAGACCTCCTTTATTTCTTGCGAAGCATTCGGGGCCAGTTCTCGTCAGCCTTCTTTATATATGCCTGCATATCTTTCTCCCACAACATCTGGACATCTTTGTTGAGATTCAGATACAGTCTGTCCTCAAAGATGGTCCATGAAGCAGGGTCGATATCAGCGGTTTTCCCCTGACTGACAGCATAAGCACAGTACCCCCCATACATGGGCGCATATTTTTCAGCATCTTTTTTGAACATTTCAAGGTGAGCTGAACTGGCAAATCTCCATACTGCACCCTTCCAGACATACTTGAATTCAGACATTCCCTCGATTGGTCTCTTGTCGGTGAAATATGCAACTGGGTCATAACCTTTGATCGCTAACCCTTCATCAGTTACATTGACAGGAGGGACGGATACGCTTTTAACACAAGAAAATAGAGTATAGAAAATGGCAATGGCTATAAGAAGACCTCTTGTCCATGCACTCAAATTCAAATTGTTGTCCTCATTTCGCCCCCCTGAAACTTCGAAATCCTGATTTTTCATTCAGGATGTATTACATAGTTATTTTATACGATATTAGCTGAATATGTGCAAATGCGGCGCTTAAGATCAGATCTCAATCTTCCTGTACGAAAAATAGAATAGTTAAAGAGCAACCGGTGGACTTTAGTCCGGGACTAATAATAGATTGTTTGTCTATTTAGAATCGGGGGTTGGCGTTCTTTATTTCGGAAAACTCAGGGGACCGCTTAGTGTTCGGAGAAACGCCTCTATTTTTGCAAGTTCGCTATCTGTAAGAGACTGGTGCTCAAGTTCTCTGCTGGTGCTTTTCCTATAGAATTGCAGGACATCAGAAAGCGTTTTCAGTTGTCCCCGGTGCATGTACGGAGCCCGATCAGCAACGTTACGAAGAGTCGGTGTTTTGAATGCTCCGACATGCTTTGCCTTATTCTTATCGATGAAGCTCAGCTCAGCGCATTCCTCAGGCTTCGCATCGCTGTACTTTCCGAAACAGTTGAACTCATCGTTCAGGACCTTATCAATGCCTTCAGCCCTTCCCTTATCTGTCCGGTTTTTCAGCCCGATATTATGAAAACTACTATTCGTAAAAAGTGGGCCCATGTGGCAGTTTGTGCATTTTGCCTTGCCGATAAAGAGACTGAGACCTTCCACTGCCTCCTGACTAATAATTTGTGCTCCTTCCCGGTTCTCCCTTACTACTGCTTCAACATAACGATCAAAAGGTGCCGGCTGGGGCAGGATCTGCCTCTCATAGGCAGCAATTGCCTTCCCTATGTTGACATAGATTCTGTTAACCGATTCCCTGTCCCCAGGTTTCATAGCATTCCATAGCTTGAGTGCAACTGGATTTCCCGTTCCAGGACTTGCCTTCGGCGGACAACTCTGATGATCTATCTTCGGCAGCTTCCCGAAGATATCCTCGTATTCCTTCTTGTATTTGCTAATGATAAGGTGCGCGCACAGGGATCGGGTAAAGCCATGTTCCACGGAGCTTTCGATCGGTCCGATTGCCTGGGACCAAAGGCTATCCTTCCTGCCATCCCAGAAAAACCACGCATTATAGGCAGTCCCGATTATAGGCATGGTCCTCCGGGTTGTCGTCCCCATGCCTTTTGCTAATGGTAATTTATCA comes from the Nitrospirota bacterium genome and includes:
- a CDS encoding TIGR04282 family arsenosugar biosynthesis glycosyltransferase, whose amino-acid sequence is MIKYPEPGKVKTRLAHEIGKVRASAVCKHIAEQVLRNTAPSEDDRYSRIVFIDPPEREDDFQGWLPGEQFAGQQGSDLGERMDNAIRHLLSRGTEKAVITGADIPDLSCDIIMQAFKKLDHVDVVIGPAADGGYYLIGMKSPMTELFRNVSWSTGNVFSETVKTLQRSGKSYGVLPILSDLDTIADLNRVLK
- the pgl gene encoding 6-phosphogluconolactonase, with the protein product METSLKDDIRILPDPESLAHAAATIFADAAKQAIAAHDRFSVALSGGSTPRQLFRILGSDYRNSIRWDSVHLFWTDERAVPPQHEQSNYRLAHDELISKVAIPYNNIHRIQGELAPSGAAKEYEKELRHHFGDHDIPVFDLILLGLGQDGHTASLFPESEALLEKDHLVAPSYSKSADNWRVTLTLPVLNNAANIVFLIAGKSKVSIINEIFSRGRGHLYPAGQINPAKGHITWLLDRESASELQR
- a CDS encoding FMN-binding protein, whose translation is MFTDKFLEVIGKEGVVSIVSCADNEAHVVNTWNSYLVSPNDGRLLIPAYAMRKTEKKVLQSNKVLLTVGSKEVAGRMGQGCGFLIEGIAKFIPSGSEYDMMKSKFSFLTRVLEVTVTSIKQTI
- a CDS encoding Rrf2 family transcriptional regulator, producing the protein MVRSIAGVKGGYELAKRAEDVSFWDIIEAIEGASHLFRCAEIRKKNIFVTNPRIYTDKCPCLIKVVMQEAEELMRDKLRKKSLRWLYGQVHKDFSVEKKKAIAGWSKEL
- the tal gene encoding transaldolase codes for the protein MVNNPLRELGELGQSVWLDNLSRKLITSGRLNQFIVEDGLRGITTNPTIFQKAISGSADYDGLIKGLLERGITNEKELFLSLAMRDVSDAADMLLPIYEETGGRDGYVSIEVSPDLAYAPDKTIQEAEYLYATIGRKNILVKVPATSVCIPAIEYLIGQGINVNVTLLFSVARYEEVAEAYIRGLEKRAGENQPINMIASVASFFVSRVDTLIDRLLMEGTMAETSNTRKEDFQRLMGRAAVANAITAYGRYQDIFSSKRFQSLQREGAATQRVLWASTGTKNPDYSDVKYAEELIAPDTVNTMPESLMEAFRNHGRPVTAIRGDIAGQPDPLITELRDAGIDIELIAAELENEGVKLFADSFSSVLSEVAKKRDILLSKQ
- the zwf gene encoding glucose-6-phosphate dehydrogenase, whose translation is MAGNVSGKIISSSDSHCNIDIPSPCAVVIFGASGDLTKRKIIPSLYRLFAINLLPDPFFVIGTARTQLGDNDFRESMREAVKEAVPKDFSESSWLTFSEMLHYHRVEYDVQYTYAGLKDKLLILEKEHGTGGNRIYYLATPPTVYEPVIENLGIAGLSKEDGGYRHIVVEKPIGSDLESAVHLNKTLAAFFTERQIYRMDHYLAKETVQNILMFRFANSIFEPIWNSRYIDHVQITASETLGVEHRAGYYEKAGVVRDMFQNHIFQLLALTAMEPPALFDADRVRDEKVKVFRSIRPFQLDSLNTQVVVGQYGKGTINGKEAVAYRDESGVFPESTTPTYAALKVHVDNWRWKGVPFYLRSGKRLRSRKAEIAIHFKPVPHLMFSHAIEDGIEPNVLILRVQPDEGIGIHFQAKNPGSKVCLNTVLMNFSYQNVSLLDGYERVLLDCMQGDQMLFVRSDGVQQTWTLLTPLIDKLTAAVRPNEFPNYESGSSGPAAAEDLMKRDGRVWRPL
- the gnd gene encoding decarboxylating 6-phosphogluconate dehydrogenase; translation: MKIGMVGLGKMGMNMARRLIQNGQEVVAFNRSPEKVDEIVKEGAIGAYTLKEMLNKLTAPRIVWLMLPAGKPVDDAIENLKPLLEEGDIIVDGGNSFYKDDIRHEESLRAEGIHYLDAGVSGGIWGLKIGYCLMIGGEEEAYEKLAPIFTALAPEDGYLYCGPAGAGHFVKMIHNGIEYGMMAAYGEGFDILNASPYGNTLDFGAVAHLWNQGSVVRSWLLELAEDAFKKDGKLNMIEGFVEDSGEGRWTVQQAIDFAVPAPVITASLFQRFRSRQDNSFSDRLLAALRNEFGGHAVQKKGE
- a CDS encoding TIGR04283 family arsenosugar biosynthesis glycosyltransferase gives rise to the protein MISVIIPALNEERTIEKCIVEIRHESCDLEIIVADGGSSDKTGEIASGCSEVAVVTSRKGRGLQLNAGAAAATGDILLFLHADTTLEKGWSQSILKSLDENSVVGGAFTFAVNNPSWKYRLLEAWVKLRCTLCELPYGDQAIFIRKDLFHKLNGYQNIPLMEDVELIEKMKRTGKITILDKKAFTSERRWSNKGLIRTAAINQLTMMLYKLGVSPEALFRLYYR
- the rpiB gene encoding ribose 5-phosphate isomerase B, whose protein sequence is MKIAIGADHGGFSLKNIAVPFLKELGHDVFDVGTDSGAPVDYPDYARAVSMEILGKRVERGILICGSGVGACVAANKFPGIRAALCHDSFSARQGVEDDNVNVLCLGARIIGPELAKDIVKIWLAATFSGAERHVRRLAKVDEIEKEFTVNSERGDGHGQ
- a CDS encoding YHS domain protein; this translates as MAIAIFYTLFSCVKSVSVPPVNVTDEGLAIKGYDPVAYFTDKRPIEGMSEFKYVWKGAVWRFASSAHLEMFKKDAEKYAPMYGGYCAYAVSQGKTADIDPASWTIFEDRLYLNLNKDVQMLWEKDMQAYIKKADENWPRMLRKK
- a CDS encoding ribulose-phosphate 3-epimerase yields the protein MKIVPAILTESGDECVNLMRLAQSFADFIQIDIMDGLFVSTRSFPPETLNGMPTSIFFELHLMVKDPMSVVQSLNNRHIKKIIFHAETLNNYQPIIVQIRSMGISPGIAVKPETELNRFIRSAPLLDTIFFLTVDPGNYGSPFRPEVLNKISRARKLFPAAEIGVDGAVSLDNIRSFVDIGVDYACVGSRIFRSESPKASYLQFIRKLKEIEVQNEF
- the tkt gene encoding transketolase — protein: MNFEERCITTIRMLAVDMVQKADSGHPGLPMGAAAMAYVLWTRFLQHNPASPSWADRDRFVLSAGHGSALLYSLLHLTGYDLSLDELKRFRQWGSKTPGHPEYRVTPGVECTTGPLGQGIANAVGLAIAERHLAARFNKPEHEIVNHFTYILVGDGDLMEGIASEAASLAGHLRLGKLICLYDSNRITLSAETRLLFTENVNKRFDAYGWHVQIVQDGNDLSAVEQAITSARIESDRPSLITVKTHIGYGSPHKQDTFGAHGSPLGPDEVRDTKKNLDWPLEPDFFIPEDVQRYFRDAVRKGEEEEAAWDTLMRSYESIFPDLAKEWEMIMIHDFPEGWKRNIPVFEADKKGIATRAAGGQVMNSIAKDIHNLIGGSADLNPSTNTELTGKGNFQPAETGVEHIQGAVSGPWGYEGLNIAFGVREHAMGGIMNGIAYHGGLIPFGSTFLVFSDYMRPSIRLAALSQLHVIYVFTHDSVAVGEDGPTHQPVEHLASLRAIPGLTVLRPADASETAESWKFALDYRGGPVAIILSRQKLPIIDRKQYGQASGLEKGAYILADSEEHPDIVVMATGSEVHLALEARERLLGEGIRARVVSMPSWELFEEQSPEYRQAVLPEYVPKVSIEAGITQGWHKFIGNDGIAIGIDHFGASAPGDVLLKEIGFTTDEVVRKLMELTKRQRSA